The nucleotide window GAGCCGGAAGGGAAGAGGGAAGAGGAAGTTGTCAGTGTTCATACACTCATAACTCCCAAACCATGATCTTGTCTTCTTGATAGGACTATGACTAATTTCTTGTGTCCTCATGTTAGCCGACCCCCCTCTTCGATTCGTTTCTCAGGAGAGGCTGCTCAACAAGGTGTGGAGGTACTCGCTGTTCCTCTACTTCGGCACCATGATCGTCGTGATCGCGCCGAGGCTCGCGCTGGCAtccagccccgccgccgccgttccGTCCCTCCCCGCCTGCTACGACCTCCGCCACCGCCTCACCGGCATCTTGTTCGCCGTGGTTACGCTGGCCATGCAAGCGATGCTGGCGCGCGTCCTGGAGAGgaggccggcgccggcgccgcggctGACACCGCTGGCCACGTGGCCGCTCGGCATCCTCACCTGGATGTTCGTCACCATGTTCTGCGTCAGCTACCTCACGTTCGGCGTGCGGAGATACTACGAGTGGATGGCGGCCGGCGTCGCGTCCGCGGCCAACCTCGCCATGGCTGCACGCACCGTTATGGTGAGCCTCTTACGAACATTGCCATAAGTTTTAAAATCGTCCGTTTCTCTGAAACTTTGGTCggttggatttggatttggattttcTTTGAGGTTTAATATGCTGACATACTCGTACCGTGTTCTTGGCAGCGCTACTTGGCTTAAGGAGGACAGTGCAGTTAGCTGAGACCTTCAAGAGTTTGCAAGAATCAACGTATCATAGCTGTGTCCGGAGTATCCGTCTGTCGTTGTGTTTCTTCGTTGGTGTCTTTGTTGAATTCGAATTTTAGTAGTACGCCGTAGTAGTAATTAGTAGGTTGTCTTTTTGCGATGGTTGTGCTGAACAATCAGTCTGGTCTTGCTATCTACTATTGTCAGAGAACTTAGGAAACAATGTCTTTGGGTTTGGATCCAGGAACCATATTGGCATCGTCTCTTTTGACGCCTTGCTGTGAACCCTAGAACAAAGGTAAGGCTAAATGTATGTCCTCTCAGGTATTAACCTTTAAGATAAGCATAAGTTATGAACCCTAACCTAGGTAGGTTATTGATAGCAACCTTAAATGTGTAGTTTAATGTtctttttatgaaaaccacaatcAGTACAATATTCCTTTCCTCTGCTGTAGTGGGATGCTGATTTCACATGAAACAAAACACCTGCTCCAATCCCTTGGATTTCTTCCTTCGCATAAGCCCGATGCAACAAGTGAGAGAGAAGGAAAAAGAGAAGCAGTGCAATGCAGCTTGAGAAAGGCAATGAGTGAATGCTGTTGGGACCCATTGATTTCTTTGGTCATGGTGTCAGTGGTTCATAACTCTTCACGGAGGGTGAGGGTGTTGTCCAATTGCCCATTCTTTTTTCTCTTGGTGGAACCCAAATGAATAGTTTTCCTATGTTTTGATTCCTGTATTCCAAACGGACTATGTTCCCGTGGATTTACTATCCTCTGTTTTCTCTTCTCATTCATATTCCTTTCCTTATGTTTTTTCTTATTCCTACGTTTTGCGTTCCTTCACTCCGAGCATAGTCTAAGTTAAGGAAAACAGtgcgtagagagagagagagaggggtcatTGTCCGGGGGATGCATTGTCCAGAATCTAGACCATGTTATCGCTGCTTGCAACATTGTGCGGCGTGCCCAGCGCAGGAACGCCGTTTGCGCGCCGTGGTCCGGGGCACGGGAAGTGTTTGTAACCTGTAACTTGTTCTTTTATTCCTCTTAACGAAGCAGGCGTCAACAGACGTGTTCTCAAAAAAAAGTCTAGATTAGGACCATGTAGTTTACTCTGTCATGTAGTATAATCCTTCCTCACGAAAGAGCTAAGACTCACCCCAAGATTCGTCAAAGGGACTCAAAGTGCTATTTGACTTAACTCTGACGTCATCTCTGAAGAACCGTACTAGCATTCTGATTTGGGGACTGAATTTTGATCAGTTTCACATATAAACTTATATGACTATTTGGCTGAAAATGAAAATATAAAGTTTAATGTTTCAAACGGTGTAACTCTTGATAACAAAAGATTTGTAATCATCTACTAATTATTCAGCTAATGAAGCCTACTCAAAACTGTCTCTGAAACCCTGAAAACTGAACGTTTCACTGTGTCTGCCAAAGCTTTGAACCTCTGTCGCTTCGGACTATTTGAGTTAGACTTAGTAACCAAGAGTTGTAGATATATGAGTATAGAGAAAATTTTATTAAGGCTTACTGTTTGTTTTACACGCAAAGCTGAGAGAACAATGGGAAGGATCTGTTGTGATAAGCCGCCTGAAGCAGATTTACTGTGAGAGAAGctggctgaagctgatttgttgttagagaaaaatattgtttcatgtCTGATAAGCCGAACACGATGAAAAGTTAgttaaacttaacaaaatttgactGGCGCGGATTTTAGGAATCGATTTATTTGGAGACGGGGAGAGTACCAAATATCTCCAAAAGTCTAGGCCATGTATTTCATAAACTATTTGAAATTTGGTGATATGTTCTTGTGTGCTCCATCATTGGTGAGCCTGAGTCACCTCTGTCGCGTGTCACGCGTGCCATGTGTGGTAGTGAGCCGCGGAGGCGGAGGTATTGCTCGGGACGATTTCTCGGCCTTATGATCTTATAGAGGATGGATTAAACTCGTCAAAATAGTACTGTATTTCGGCAATAAAAAAACAGTGTGAAGCGAAGGCCACAAGGAGTACCAGCAAACTTGCAACAATTTTCGTGATGAGCACAGTTCAATCATAACTTGAAAACTGTGCAGGGATTTCTCAGCAAAATTCTAATTTAAAATATAAATAGAAACGTCAGTGCTAGCGTCCGAACGTTCGATGGACGCCCGCATTCGGATGCCCACGCGTTGCACTTCATTTCACGTGCTCCACGCGGGGCCCGTGCCCCTAGCGACAAGAGGGGAAGGGGGCGGCGTCTCCAATTCGGAAGGACCCGGCCGCGGCGTCGTATGGATGCCCTGCCGGCACCGGAGGACACACCGAGACGATGCAGCAGAAGGCAAGGAGCAGAGATGCAATACCCGATCTGCTTTTAAAACATTCAAATACAACAagttacaacatacgtctgaaggcagatagaacatttgaaacatgtttcTGAAACACTTAAGAAACCTGGAAACGctagaaaaccattgcaaacatacgcaacatccagataaacacatgcaacatatatgtgaaacatatgcaacatctagataaacacgcTTTGCAACATGCGTccgaaaaacacagatgaaacattggtaaTAGACCTTTGcagcatacgtgtacaaccattgcaacatatgcaacatccggatctacttttacaatatctATATGGGatatttgcaacatacctctgaaacatctctAACActcaaaacatacgcttgcaacatgcggttTAGCAAGACATGGCAGCCAGAAGGGTGGAGCACGGCACAGCGGGATTCGGCTGTGCGgtcgcggtggagaaggaggatggCAGCAGACGGGCGATGT belongs to Miscanthus floridulus cultivar M001 chromosome 4, ASM1932011v1, whole genome shotgun sequence and includes:
- the LOC136552640 gene encoding uncharacterized protein, whose protein sequence is MDAEKAVAAAEPEGKREEEVERLLNKVWRYSLFLYFGTMIVVIAPRLALASSPAAAVPSLPACYDLRHRLTGILFAVVTLAMQAMLARVLERRPAPAPRLTPLATWPLGILTWMFVTMFCVSYLTFGVRRYYEWMAAGVASAANLAMAARTVMRYLA